A genome region from Leptidea sinapis chromosome 34, ilLepSina1.1, whole genome shotgun sequence includes the following:
- the LOC126974844 gene encoding DALR anticodon-binding domain-containing protein 3, which produces MLEDEINILIANIYSFLLTDKKIPKHGNLIKKHSINLFEQGELSFPNDIKCWIQYLDQKLLPNEANLMKYIGKGAEILIKESKKWNLSIEKVIELKGRLFIHVDRPKAMSLCFFNSHRNNQILLSELIKENSSICADPLDHESTCITSLRVCCLTRVIQHLYGIHKCKDNVSERIFVTSRSSSKFGENKVILCGTVLNSDTGMKETASNADDFIRLRQDELTLIAQHKYGVRVSTESKWKEFISKLGKSAVNFELLQTKPSSAVKIKFDSSSGSSKRAAFILYNCARLETIIRTYNERVEAGRYPQLPKIDDADFSLLNQDDEWSIIFNYILGFPSFLKSTVDLEQGRCEFRPHLICSFLSSMVGEFSQYYRRVRILTEPRKHLLPVLFARIYMLKSLNDTLKICLKILNIDSVTQMYSSVLFYTYSDKMNVIVFIFIVKNIR; this is translated from the exons ATGTTGGAAGACGAGATAAATATTCTCATAGCAAATATATATTCGTTCCTGCTTACAGACAAAAAAATTCCTAAGCATGGGAATCTGATAAAGAAACATTCTATCAATTTATTCGAGCAGGGTGAATTGAGCTTCCCAAATGATATCAAATGTTGGATACAATATTTAGATCAGAAATTACTGCCAAATGAAGCCAACTTAATGAAATACATTGGAAAAGGTGCAGAAATTTTAATCAAAGAGTCTAAAAAATGGAACTTATCAATAGAAAAGGTTATTGAACTTAAAGGAAGACTATTTATACATGTGGATCGTCCAAAAGCAATGtctctttgtttttttaatagccATAGAAATAACCAAATACTGCTAAGtgaattaattaaagaaaattcaTCAATCTGTGCTGATCCTCTTGATCATGAATCTACATGTATTACTTCATTGAGAGTGTGCTGTTTGACTCGAGTAATTCAACATTTATATGGAATTCATAAATGTAAGGATAATGTTAGTGAAAGAATATTTGTAACATCCAGATCATCCAGTAAATTTGGTGAAAATAAAGTGATATTATGTGGAACAGTCTTAAACTCAGATACTGGAATGAAAGAGACGGCAAGTAATGCTGATGATTTTataag GTTGAGGCAAGATGAGTTGACATTAATTGCGCAACACAAATATGGTGTCAGAGTATCAACAGAATCAAAATGGAAGGAGTTTATTTCAAAACTTGGAAAGTCAGCTGTGAACTTTGAGCTGCTGCAGACAAAACCATCTAGCGccgttaaaattaaatttgatagtTCAAGTGGATCAAGTAAAA gagccgcatttattttgtacaactgTGCCAGGTTGGAGACAATCATAAGAACATATAATGAGAGAGTGGAAGCTGGAAGGTATCCTCAATTACCTAAGATTGATGATGCTGATTTCTCCCTGCTGAACCAGGAT GACGAATGGAGTATCATCTTCAATTATATCTTGGGATTCCCATCGTTTCTGAAGTCTACAGTTGATCTGGAGCAAGGGCGCTGTGAATTCAGACCACATTTGATATGCAGCTTCCTCAGCTCTATGGTCGGGGAATTTAGCCAGTACTATAGGAGAGTGAGGATCTTAACG gAACCGAGGAAGCATCTACTGCCAGTCTTGTTTGCGAGAATTTATATGTTAAAATCTTTGAatgatacattaaaaatatgtttaaaaatattaaatattgacaGTGTTACACAAATGTATTCCAGCGTTTTATTTTACACCTATTCCGATAAAATGaatgtaattgtttttatttttattgttaaaaacattagaTAA